The Streptococcus mitis genomic sequence TACAGATAGCATTTTCACGTTCTTTCGGTGTCAAGTCTGGGTAACGCTCGACCAACTCCTCTGTATGGATAAAAGTGATTTGTTTTGGCAAGATAGATTCGATGTCATAACGGGCTTCAACAGCTAGCTCTGTCAGGCGAATAGCCTTATAAATCTTCTCAACTGTTTCTTTTAGATAAGCGATGTTACGCTTACCATTTGGGATAACCTTCTCCCAGTCCCACTGGTCAACATAAACAGAGTGGGTCGCATCCAACGAGTCTTCGTCTGGACGAAGGGCCTTCATGTGGACGAAAAGACCTTCACCTTCACCGAAACCAAAGCGAGCCAAGGTATGGCGTTTCCATTTAGCAAGGGAGTGCACCACTTCATAAGTAGCATCAGGGATTTGGAGAACCTTGACCGATACGGCGTTCTCCACACCTGATAAGTTGTCCTGCATCCCGTCGCCGACTCTGCTCAAGATAGGACCTTGAACTTCGACAACTTCTAACTTATCTTTCAAATACTGGGTAAAAGTGTTTTTGACAAAGGAAATCTCTTCTTGTTGATGGATAAAACTTTTCTTCATAAACTACTCCTCAAAAAATTAATTAAAAGCATTATACACCTATTTTCAAGAAAAGGAAAGAGCAAATACGAAAAAAATCAGTGCTACTCAAAACACTGATTTCATAGACCTTCTAGTCATTACGACCAAAGATACGTAGAATACTTAGGAAAAGATTGATAAAATCAAGATAGATACTGAGAGCCATTGACACAACCCAACCTGTCGCTACACGGCCTTGTGATTGTTCATAAGCAAGGCGAATCCTTTGATTGTCCCAAGCAATCAGCCCAGAGAAGACCAAGACCATAGCTACGCTAATCATATAATCAAAGAAACCGCTAGCCAAAAAAATATTAACTACCATGGCAATCAGCAAACCGATGAGGGCTGCCATCATAGCACGACCAACCCCACTCAAATCTTTCTTAGTGAACATACCAACTGCCGCCATGACAAAGAAGAGAAGGGCGCTCGATACAAAGGCAGATAAAACTGTACCTGGAGTATAGAAAGCCACCACAAAACTGAGGGTAAAGCCGTTTAATACTGAGTAAAGTAAAAATACTGGAAGAGCCGCTGGACTATTCCTTGAAGCCATGCTACTAGCAACGAAGACTAGGGCTAGCTCTGCAAAAGTAGCAATGGTCAACCAGAGACGCCCCTGCATCAAAAAGTAAACCAGCTGAGACTGAAAGATGGTCAACATAAGACCTGATACTAAAGCGGATAATCCTATCCCCAGACCAACAAAGGCATAAACCTTAGCGTAAAATTGATTGAGACCTGCGCGGTCCTGAATAATAGTGTGATTCATCTTTTCTCCTTTTCTATGAATGTCTTTCCTTGATTATAACAAAGAAAGTTAAAATTAGCTTAAATGGAAAATTAAAATACCGGCTGCAACGGCAACATTCAAACTCTCGGCCTGTCCCTTCATACTAATGTGAACCAACTGGTCTGCACTTTCAGCCATGAGGGGACTAATTCCTTGACCTTCGTTTCCCATAACTAGTACAAAATTTTCTATAGGAGGCAGTTCTCTGTAATCAACAGAATCTTTAGATAGGGTTGTTGCTAGCACAGGGATAGCAGCCTTTTTAGCTTCCTCGAGAAGCCTTTGACTAGACATTCGGTAAATGGGCAGATGAAAATGACTGCCTTGCATGGAACGTAGAGTCTTGAGACTGTAGATATCTGCTGATTTATCTGAAACAATCACTCCAGTAAAACCTGCTGCATCCGCAGTTCGAATAATCGTTCCCACATTACCAGGATCTTGCACATCTTCCAAAAACAAGAACTTGCCCTGACTCAAATCAGCTTGTCCTACTTCTTCTTTTTGAACCACGGCAACAATTCCCTGTGGAGTCTGAGAATCCGCCAAATCTAGTAAAATATCCTCTGAAACCCAGACAGTTTGCGGAAAAGCAGCTAACTGATCTCGGTAATTTTCTAGGGCAAAGATTTTCTCAATCGTCACTCCAGCTTGAACAGCTTCTTCAAACAAGTGCCAGCCTTCAATCAAATAAGCAGACTTGCGGTATTTTTTTTGGTGTAATTTCTTGGCATTTTTTACCACAGAATTGGCTTTTGAGGTTATAATAGTCATAGAAATATTATAACACAATCAAAGGGGTTTGGTATGCAAAAGGTTAGAATGATTGCCCAAGGTAGGGTGCAAGGAGTCGGCTTTCGTTGGGGTGTTTACAGCTTGGCACTTGAAATTGGTGGCATCACAGGTCGAGTATGGAATAACGACGACGGAACAGTGGAAATCTTAGCCCAAGCAGACTCATCTGCTACCATGGCAAAATTTATCCAAGAAATCCGCAAAGGACCCACACCTTTTTCAAAAGTCAGCTACTTAGATGTCCAACTGAGCAACTTTCCTCCCTACCCTGACTTTAAAATCGCAAATTAGGTCTCTAGAACTATTGTATATTTTGTAAAAAAACAGTAGAATAGAAAGGTATAATTTTTAAAGAAGGAATAAAAACAGTGAAATCTATTAAACGTTTTGCACTCTCGGCTATGGGAGTGGCTATGTTGCTAGT encodes the following:
- the asnA gene encoding aspartate--ammonia ligase — its product is MKKSFIHQQEEISFVKNTFTQYLKDKLEVVEVQGPILSRVGDGMQDNLSGVENAVSVKVLQIPDATYEVVHSLAKWKRHTLARFGFGEGEGLFVHMKALRPDEDSLDATHSVYVDQWDWEKVIPNGKRNIAYLKETVEKIYKAIRLTELAVEARYDIESILPKQITFIHTEELVERYPDLTPKERENAICKEFGAVFLIGIGGELPDGKPHDGRAPDYDDWTSESENGYKGLNGDILVWNESLGGAFELSSMGIRVDEETLRRQVEITGDEDRLELEWHKALLNGLFPLTIGGGIGQSRMAMFLLRKKHIGEVQTSVWPQEVRDTYENIL
- a CDS encoding Bax inhibitor-1/YccA family protein — protein: MNHTIIQDRAGLNQFYAKVYAFVGLGIGLSALVSGLMLTIFQSQLVYFLMQGRLWLTIATFAELALVFVASSMASRNSPAALPVFLLYSVLNGFTLSFVVAFYTPGTVLSAFVSSALLFFVMAAVGMFTKKDLSGVGRAMMAALIGLLIAMVVNIFLASGFFDYMISVAMVLVFSGLIAWDNQRIRLAYEQSQGRVATGWVVSMALSIYLDFINLFLSILRIFGRND
- a CDS encoding TrmH family RNA methyltransferase, whose translation is MTIITSKANSVVKNAKKLHQKKYRKSAYLIEGWHLFEEAVQAGVTIEKIFALENYRDQLAAFPQTVWVSEDILLDLADSQTPQGIVAVVQKEEVGQADLSQGKFLFLEDVQDPGNVGTIIRTADAAGFTGVIVSDKSADIYSLKTLRSMQGSHFHLPIYRMSSQRLLEEAKKAAIPVLATTLSKDSVDYRELPPIENFVLVMGNEGQGISPLMAESADQLVHISMKGQAESLNVAVAAGILIFHLS
- a CDS encoding acylphosphatase, whose translation is MQKVRMIAQGRVQGVGFRWGVYSLALEIGGITGRVWNNDDGTVEILAQADSSATMAKFIQEIRKGPTPFSKVSYLDVQLSNFPPYPDFKIAN